The Papaver somniferum cultivar HN1 chromosome 3, ASM357369v1, whole genome shotgun sequence genome includes a region encoding these proteins:
- the LOC113356383 gene encoding PHD finger protein EHD3-like codes for MLVEERTSNVVHVDFPPLRRCRKKGAAFNNGGIPNGNGGDADDLDGSYTEDGNGVLKYKRRKHATTSSEEDVRVSVVAAEGHLQVEQKLKQPDYEVLQSNSYEQNGHSRVDVRLLTQQDSGDRLPGRWSSVVIEHILESKSGLRDCTRDAFASSSSNTFQLPSRSEQSGPDQGCASCHQDGGNGGISSISDGLTGKDLNSEAAAHFKTELCQRVFQKVLVSESFELLCKLLCENFQGIKVESVDEFSNITSKFRNGAYGSSPTVFHTDIQQVWRKFQKIGTEMVSLATFLSDISRKSYLDEFVGRVNGIGVEGKHEHRCFDLDTQKVSRSLISDQAEVSGLDKVSICRPCGKKANGKDYLVCDLCEEMFHVSCIEPPVEEIPPKNWYCTNCTAAGTELLHESCVVCEKLSYTGIKKLSVGDGKESLPKDILCNLEEKSVSSMVSEENEVQFSKRERILNRPCKLCEGDIKEGQKFKVCEHQFCPFRIFHVHCLAKDQLKYHGPRWYCPSCLCRTCLTDEDDDKIVLCDGCDHAYHMYCSNPPLNFIPKGKWYCKKCDKEIQKVRKAKRTLQRQSREKKQTQNRPIEQNNAVGGSVDMLLSAAEKLKTEETLAAGETER; via the exons ATGTTGGTTGAAGAGAGAACCAGCAATGTTGTTCATGTGGATTTTCCACCATTACGTCGTTGTAGAAAAAAAGGTGCTGCTTTTAATAATGGTGGGATTCCTAATGGTAACGGAGGAGATGCTGATGATTTGGATGGGTCGTATACCGAGGATGGTAATGGAGTTCTGAAATATAAGAGAAGGAAACATGCCACTACGAGTTCAGAAGAAGATGTTAGggtttctgttgttgctgctgaaggGCACTTGCAGGTTGAACAG AAACTAAAACAACCTGATTATGAAGTGTTGCAGAGCAACTCTTATGAACAAAATGGACATTCTAGAGTTGATGTCCGTCTTCTTACGCAACAAGATTCAGGTGATAGACTACCTGGTCGTTGGAGTAGTGTTGTAATTGAACATATATTGGAAAGCAAAAGTGGTCTCAGGGACTGCACCCGAGATGCATTTGCATCTAGTTCATCGAACACGTTTCAATTGCCTAGCCGTTCTGAGCAGTCTGGACCTGACCAG GGCTGTGCAAGTTGCCATCAAGATGGGGGAAATGGTGGCATAAGTTCTATTTCAGATGGGCTCACCGGAAAGGACCTTAATAGTGAAGCTGCTGCTCATTTTAAGACAGAACTGtgtcaacgtgtatttcaaaaGGTGCTAGTTTCGGAAAGCTTTGAGTTATTGTGCAAGTTGCTCTGTGAAAACTTCCAAGGCATCAAGGTCGAAAGCGTTGACGAATTTAGCAACATTACTTCGAAGTTCAGAAATGGGGCCTATGGATCATCTCCCACAGTTTTCCACACAGATATACAACAG GTTTGGAGAAAGTTCCAGAAGATCGGTACAGAAATGGTTTCTCTTGCAACATTCCTTTCCGACATCTCGCGGAAATCCTATCTTGATGAG tTTGTTGGGAGGGTTAATGGCATCGGGGTAGAAGGAAAACATGAG CACCGTTGTTTCGATCTGGATACTCAAAAAGTATCTCGTTCCCTAATATCTGACCAAGCAGAGGTTTCTGGTCTGGACAAAGTTAGTATTTGCCGGCCTTGTGGTAAGAAAGCAAATGGAAAGGACTACCTTGTGTGTGATTTATGCGAAGAAATGTTTCACGTGTCTTGCATAGAGCCCCCAGTTGAGGAGATTCCACCAAAAAATTGGTATTGTACCAACTGCACCGCTGCAGGAACCGAGTTACTTCATGAGAGTTGTGTGGTATGCGAGAAGCTCAGTTACACTGGAATCAAAAAATTATCAGTTGGAGATGGTAAAGAATCGCTTCCTAAAGATATTCTGTGCAATTTAGAAGAGAAGTCAGTGTCTAGCATGGTATCTGAGGAGAATGAGGTCCAGTTTTCCAAGAGAGAGAGAATACTCAACCGCCCTTGCAAGCTATGTGAAGGTGACATAAAAGAAGGGCAGAAATTTAAAGTATGTGAGCACCAATTCTGCCCATTCAGGATTTTCCACGTGCATTGCTTGGCCAAGGATCAGCTGAAATATCATGGTCCGCGCTGGTATTGCCCATCTTGCCTCTGTAGAACTTGCCTcaccgatgaagatgatgataagaTTGTTTTATGTGATGGTTGTGATCACGCGTATCACATGTATTGCTCGAATCCTCCTCTTAACTTCATTCCAAAGGGAAAATGGTATTGTAAAAAGTGTGATAAGGAAATTCAGAAAGTACGCAAAGCGAAAAGGACTCTCCAGAGGCAGAGTCGTGAGAAAAAACAGACACAGAACAGACCCATCGAACAGAACAATGCTGTGGGAGGATCAGTTGACATGTTATTAAGTGCAGCTGAGAAATTGAAAACTGAAGAGACACTGGCCGCTGGTGAGACAGAACGATGA
- the LOC113361330 gene encoding gibberellin 20 oxidase 2-like, translating to MDSSAFLLRPSPLEPTNNNKDHRKKDNVFVNGDFVFDASLLKKQTRIPRQFLWPHGDLVFESRQELREPIIDLHGFICGDELATKHAADIIRSACTNHGFFQVVNHGVDKRLITAAHDHMEAFFKLPVSHKLKARKKPGSTWGYSGAHCERFSSKLPWKETFSFGYNNDGCGDNSAVLSYFLSVLGKDFEETGLVYQKYCEAMKELSLVIMELLAISLGIDRLHFRRFFQDSNSLMRCNYYPPCQEPSLTLGTGPHCDPTSLTILHQDQVGGLEVFAHNKWQAVRPRSDAFVVNIGDTFMALSNGRYKSCLHRAVVNRYKERRSLAFFVCPKEDKIVRPPVDLLNIVYRGEDHHQDDSSHERTRKYPDFTWSDFLDFTQKHYRADVTTLQSFTNWLLSTSNSSTAATSPNANNNPSSSSAAATAATN from the exons ATGGATTCAAGTGCTTTTCTTTTGCGTCCTTCTCCATTAGAGCCCACCAACAATAATAAAGATCATCGAAAGAAAGATAATGTATTTGTTAATGGAGATTTCGTATTTGATGCATCTTTGTTGAAGAAGCAAACTAGAATACCCAGACAATTTCTTTGGCCTCATGGTGACTTAGTTTTTGAAAGCAGGCAAGAACTTAGAGAACCCATTATAGATCTTCATGGTTTTATATGCGGTGACGAACTCGCTACTAAACATGCTGCTGATATCATTAGGTCTGCTTGCACCAACCATGGGTTCTTTCAAGTTGTCAACCATGGTGTTGATAAACGTCTTATTACTGCAGCTCATGATCATATGGAAGCATTCTTTAAGTTACCTGTTTCTCATAAACTCAAGGCTAGGAAGAAACCAGGCAGCACGTGGGGTTACTCCGGTGCTCATTGCGAACGTTTCTCGTCTAAATTACCGTGGAAGGAGACATTTTCTTTTGGTTACAACAACGATGGTTGTGGTGATAACTCTGCAGTTCTTAGTTACTTTTTATCCGTCCTTGGGAAAGATTTTGAAGAGACCGG GTTGGTTTACCAAAAATACTGTGAAGCAATGAAGGAATTATCCCTAGTTATTATGGAACTTTTGGCGATAAGTTTGGGTATTGATAGATTGCATTTTCGAAGATTCTTCCAAGATAGTAACTCCTTAATGCGGTGCAACTATTACCCACCTTGTCAAGAACCAAGTCTAACCCTCGGCACTGGTCCTCACTGTGATCCTACTTCTCTTACTATACTTCATCAAGACCAAGTTGGAGGACTCGAGGTTTTTGCACATAACAAGTGGCAAGCTGTTCGACCCCGCTCGGATGCTTTCGTCGTCAATATTGGTGACACATTCATG GCTTTATCGAATGGAAGATACAAGAGCTGCTTGCACCGGGCAGTAGTGAACAGATACAAAGAGAGAAGATCACTAGCATTTTTTGTATGCCCTAAAGAAGACAAAATTGTGAGACCCCCAGTGGATCTGCTTAACATTGTTTATAGAGGAGAAGATCATCATCAAGATGATAGCagtcatgaaagaacaagaaagTATCCAGACTTCACATGGTCTGATTTCCTTGATTTCACTCAAAAACACTACAGAGCTGATGTTACTACCCTCCAAAGTTTTACCAATTGGCTTCTTTCGACTTCTAACTCTTCTACTGCAGCTACTTCTCCAAATGCTAATAATAacccatcttcttcatcagcagcagcaacagcagctaccAACTAG